From Candidatus Hadarchaeales archaeon, one genomic window encodes:
- a CDS encoding 50S ribosomal protein L3: MGRRAHRPRRGSLAFSPRVRAPSPIPHIRSWPEEKEVRLLGFAGYKAGMTHVFYIDDKKTSPTAGKEIFSPATVIETPPLKVCGVRLLEKTDHGLRTLTEVWADDLPKELGRRIKLPKKACQEEGMKKAEELLKEGRVAEVRVLVCTQPWLCSGPKKKPDLFEVGVGGPDVLSKWEYCKGLLGKEVRVSEVFKPGEYVDATAITKGKGFQGPVKRWGVKILPRKTDDGRRQVGTLGPWTPARVMWTVPAAGQMGYHQRTELNKRILKIGKGEEVTPPGGFKRWGTVKSDYVLVAGSLPGPTKRLIHLRPAARMRESPGVPVVTYIASAGGKK; the protein is encoded by the coding sequence CGCCTTCCCCCATACCCCACATCAGATCTTGGCCGGAGGAAAAGGAGGTGCGTTTACTGGGCTTCGCGGGATACAAGGCTGGAATGACCCATGTTTTTTATATAGACGACAAGAAAACCAGCCCCACGGCGGGAAAGGAGATCTTTTCACCAGCCACCGTGATAGAGACCCCTCCCCTGAAGGTCTGTGGAGTGCGCCTGCTGGAAAAGACCGATCATGGCCTCCGAACCCTCACCGAAGTCTGGGCGGATGACCTGCCCAAGGAGCTGGGTAGGAGGATCAAACTCCCGAAGAAGGCCTGTCAGGAGGAGGGAATGAAGAAGGCTGAAGAGCTGCTGAAGGAGGGAAGGGTCGCGGAAGTGAGGGTGCTCGTTTGTACCCAGCCCTGGCTCTGCTCTGGACCCAAGAAAAAACCCGACCTCTTCGAGGTGGGAGTGGGTGGACCCGATGTTCTTTCCAAATGGGAATACTGCAAGGGCCTGCTCGGAAAGGAAGTGAGGGTTTCGGAAGTCTTCAAACCAGGCGAATACGTGGACGCCACCGCCATCACGAAGGGCAAAGGTTTCCAGGGACCGGTCAAAAGGTGGGGGGTGAAGATCCTTCCCAGAAAAACCGATGACGGAAGAAGACAGGTGGGTACCCTGGGTCCCTGGACCCCTGCGAGGGTAATGTGGACGGTTCCAGCCGCTGGACAGATGGGATACCACCAGAGGACGGAGTTGAACAAACGCATCCTCAAGATAGGGAAGGGAGAAGAAGTGACCCCGCCAGGGGGCTTCAAAAGGTGGGGAACCGTGAAAAGCGATTACGTACTGGTGGCCGGATCCCTGCCCGGACCCACGAAGAGACTCATCCATCTGAGACCAGCCGCGAGGATGAGGGAAAGCCCGGGAGTCCCCGTGGTGACCTACATAGCGAGTGCGGGTGGGAAGAAATGA
- the rpl4p gene encoding 50S ribosomal protein L4 — MKVPVFSLEGSRIGEVELPEVFQEEYRPDLIKRAVISSQTARLQPKGVDPMAGKRTTAETWGKGYGVARVRRVKGRGSPASGTGAFSPHTVGGRRAHPPLPWKILKERINKKEKKLAFRSAVAATARVELVRSRGHLVEKIPSLPLVVEDKLEELSETKKVKEVFQKLGLWEEVERVSEKEKIRAGRGKMRGRKYRRPVGPLLVISGDKGIKKGAGNLPGVEVVEVRNLGVEDLAPGGMPARLTVWTTSALERLEERV; from the coding sequence ATGAAGGTCCCCGTTTTCTCCCTCGAAGGAAGCAGGATAGGGGAGGTGGAACTCCCCGAGGTCTTTCAGGAGGAATACAGACCGGACCTCATAAAGAGAGCCGTGATCTCCTCCCAGACCGCCCGTCTTCAACCAAAGGGGGTTGATCCCATGGCCGGCAAGCGCACGACGGCGGAGACGTGGGGGAAGGGTTATGGGGTGGCCAGGGTACGGAGGGTGAAGGGAAGGGGATCACCAGCCTCAGGCACGGGTGCCTTTTCCCCCCACACGGTGGGGGGGAGAAGAGCCCATCCTCCCCTTCCTTGGAAGATCCTGAAGGAGAGGATCAACAAAAAGGAAAAGAAGCTCGCCTTCCGCTCGGCGGTAGCAGCCACGGCAAGGGTTGAACTCGTGCGCTCGAGGGGCCATCTCGTGGAGAAAATACCTTCCCTCCCCCTGGTGGTGGAGGACAAACTCGAAGAACTCTCGGAGACGAAGAAGGTCAAGGAGGTCTTTCAAAAGCTTGGGCTCTGGGAGGAAGTGGAAAGGGTCTCCGAGAAGGAAAAGATAAGGGCTGGAAGGGGGAAGATGAGGGGAAGAAAATACAGGAGACCCGTTGGACCGCTGCTCGTCATCTCCGGGGACAAAGGGATAAAGAAGGGAGCAGGGAATCTTCCTGGGGTGGAGGTGGTGGAAGTGAGGAACCTGGGAGTGGAGGATCTGGCACCGGGGGGAATGCCGGCGAGACTCACGGTCTGGACCACCTCCGCCCTAGAAAGGCTGGAGGAGAGGGTATGA
- a CDS encoding 50S ribosomal protein L23, giving the protein MKDPHKVILYPLATEKAVRLIEKENKLTFVVSEDANKIDVKRAVEVLYGVEVESVRIVRDPKGRKKAYVKLTPRFIADEVASKLGVI; this is encoded by the coding sequence ATGAAGGATCCCCACAAGGTGATCCTCTATCCCCTTGCCACCGAAAAGGCCGTGAGGCTAATAGAGAAAGAAAACAAGCTAACCTTCGTGGTTTCAGAGGATGCCAACAAGATCGACGTGAAGAGGGCGGTGGAAGTGCTTTATGGGGTAGAGGTGGAAAGTGTGAGGATAGTGCGCGACCCGAAGGGCAGGAAAAAGGCTTACGTGAAACTCACCCCAAGATTTATTGCGGATGAGGTGGCATCCAAATTGGGGGTGATCTGA
- a CDS encoding 50S ribosomal protein L2 translates to MGKIIRAQRIGKGSPTYRAKSWRRVGEVKLPPTRATKGVVVDIVHEPGRGYPLMLVKFREGFRVVLPAPEGIKVGEEIECGPGAGDKIGNIKTLAEIPEGTKIFNVEALPGDGGKFARTSGSYAVLVAKEGGKAMVQLPSGEIRAFDLRCRAIIGTVSGGGRIEKPFLKAGKKHHAMLAKGKPYPRVKGVAMNVVDHPFGGGRGRHAGRPKIVSRNAPPGQKVGLIAARRVGKR, encoded by the coding sequence ATGGGAAAGATCATAAGGGCACAGCGAATAGGAAAGGGTTCCCCCACGTACAGGGCCAAGAGCTGGAGGAGGGTGGGGGAGGTGAAGCTTCCCCCGACGCGTGCCACCAAGGGGGTGGTGGTGGACATCGTACACGAACCGGGGAGAGGCTACCCCCTCATGCTGGTCAAGTTCAGGGAAGGCTTCAGGGTGGTCCTTCCCGCTCCCGAGGGGATAAAAGTGGGGGAGGAAATAGAATGTGGTCCCGGGGCGGGGGACAAGATAGGCAACATCAAAACTTTAGCGGAAATCCCGGAGGGAACCAAGATCTTCAACGTGGAAGCCCTTCCGGGGGATGGGGGGAAGTTCGCCAGAACTTCTGGCTCATATGCCGTTTTGGTGGCCAAGGAGGGGGGGAAGGCAATGGTGCAGCTGCCCTCGGGGGAAATAAGGGCCTTCGACCTGAGGTGCAGGGCCATCATAGGCACGGTCTCGGGAGGGGGCAGGATAGAAAAACCCTTCCTGAAGGCGGGGAAGAAACACCATGCCATGCTCGCGAAGGGGAAGCCCTATCCACGCGTGAAGGGTGTGGCCATGAACGTGGTGGACCATCCCTTCGGAGGCGGAAGGGGGAGGCACGCTGGCAGACCCAAGATAGTTTCCAGGAATGCCCCTCCGGGACAGAAGGTGGGTCTCATAGCCGCCAGGAGAGTTGGAAAGAGGTAG
- the rpsS gene encoding 30S ribosomal protein S19, whose product MPKKFTYRGYTLEELKKMPLEDFAKLLPSRQRRSLLRLLRGLHPEGKKLLTKVRKVLQKGNGDTIIRTHLREMIILPEMVGLKFGVYNGKEFVVVEIKPEMIGHRLGEFSQTRKRVIHGAPGIGATRSSMFVPLK is encoded by the coding sequence ATGCCGAAGAAGTTCACCTACAGGGGATACACCCTGGAAGAACTGAAGAAAATGCCCTTGGAGGATTTTGCCAAGCTCCTTCCCTCTCGCCAGCGTAGGTCCCTCCTCAGACTCCTGAGGGGTCTCCATCCTGAGGGAAAGAAACTCCTGACCAAGGTCAGGAAAGTCCTGCAAAAGGGGAACGGGGATACCATCATCCGCACCCACCTGAGGGAAATGATCATCCTCCCGGAGATGGTGGGGCTGAAGTTCGGAGTGTACAACGGAAAGGAATTCGTGGTGGTGGAAATAAAGCCGGAGATGATAGGGCACAGGCTGGGTGAGTTCAGCCAGACGAGGAAAAGGGTGATCCATGGGGCTCCGGGCATAGGCGCCACGCGCAGCTCGATGTTCGTCCCGCTGAAGTGA
- a CDS encoding 50S ribosomal protein L22 has translation MPKFGYSCKVEEPCAKAMGRELRISPKDAVEICREIRGMKLRQAQAYLEEVVKKKRAVPFRRHAKKVPHHKGTKGAGAYPVKAAKAILQVLKNAEANAVYKGLNVEKLKIVHASASKGITLPGILPRAFGRATPYNKPLTNVQIVLKEA, from the coding sequence ATGCCCAAGTTCGGTTATTCCTGCAAGGTGGAGGAACCCTGCGCCAAGGCCATGGGTAGGGAACTGAGGATTTCTCCCAAGGATGCCGTGGAAATCTGCAGGGAGATAAGGGGAATGAAGCTGCGCCAAGCCCAGGCTTACTTGGAAGAGGTGGTGAAAAAGAAAAGGGCCGTTCCCTTCAGGAGACATGCCAAAAAGGTGCCCCATCACAAGGGAACCAAGGGTGCCGGAGCCTATCCCGTCAAGGCGGCCAAGGCCATCCTGCAGGTCCTGAAGAACGCTGAGGCCAACGCCGTTTACAAGGGATTGAACGTGGAAAAGCTCAAGATCGTGCATGCGAGTGCCAGCAAGGGAATAACCCTTCCCGGCATTCTGCCTAGGGCCTTTGGCAGGGCCACACCCTATAACAAGCCCCTTACGAACGTACAGATCGTCCTCAAGGAGGCTTGA
- a CDS encoding 30S ribosomal protein S3 gives MDKLFVKRAIEFAELNDYLEKELEHAGYGGVSISKVPMGTRITLYVERPGAVIGKKGKSVQELTDELAKKFKLENPQIEVVGIEKPELSAPIMAKRIAFALERGANFRTLGYTFMNRIMEAGARGVEIVISGKLGGERAKKVRFYQGYLSKAGDPAHKLVSYGFAYAKLKPGVVGVKVRIMPPGPMPDEIKLKSETPQTQETPEGEDGGAEGG, from the coding sequence GTGGATAAACTCTTCGTGAAGAGGGCAATAGAGTTCGCGGAACTCAACGATTACTTGGAGAAGGAACTGGAGCATGCGGGCTATGGAGGGGTGAGTATAAGCAAGGTACCCATGGGTACTAGGATTACCCTTTACGTGGAGCGACCTGGGGCCGTGATAGGAAAAAAGGGAAAGAGCGTACAGGAGCTGACGGACGAGCTGGCCAAGAAGTTCAAGCTCGAGAATCCCCAGATAGAAGTGGTGGGAATAGAAAAGCCAGAATTGAGTGCCCCCATCATGGCAAAGAGGATCGCCTTCGCCCTCGAAAGGGGGGCGAACTTCAGGACCCTCGGATACACCTTCATGAACAGGATCATGGAAGCTGGGGCCAGGGGGGTGGAAATCGTGATCTCCGGTAAGCTTGGAGGGGAGAGGGCGAAGAAGGTGAGGTTTTACCAGGGATATTTGAGTAAGGCGGGGGATCCCGCCCACAAGCTGGTGAGCTACGGTTTCGCCTACGCCAAGCTAAAACCGGGTGTGGTGGGGGTGAAGGTGAGGATCATGCCTCCAGGTCCCATGCCGGATGAAATAAAGCTTAAATCCGAAACCCCACAAACTCAAGAGACTCCGGAGGGAGAAGATGGCGGTGCTGAGGGCGGATGA
- the rpmC gene encoding 50S ribosomal protein L29, with amino-acid sequence MAVLRADEIRSMSLEEIKAKLRELRAELARERAMRKGGGPSENPMRARELRRAIARILTVVREKEKVKTP; translated from the coding sequence ATGGCGGTGCTGAGGGCGGATGAAATAAGGAGCATGAGCCTGGAGGAAATAAAGGCCAAGCTGAGGGAGCTCCGCGCCGAGCTGGCCAGGGAGAGGGCCATGAGGAAGGGGGGAGGACCCTCTGAAAATCCGATGAGGGCGAGGGAACTCAGACGTGCTATAGCAAGGATTTTAACGGTGGTAAGAGAAAAGGAAAAGGTGAAAACTCCATAA
- the yciH gene encoding stress response translation initiation inhibitor YciH: MQGICPRCGLPAELCVCKEISREQQRITVYSESRRFGKVVTVIEGLDDKKSNLKELLKKLKSRMACGGTMRENAIELQGDHKNKIKEVLVELGFLPESIDIIE, translated from the coding sequence ATGCAGGGGATCTGTCCACGTTGCGGCCTTCCTGCTGAACTTTGCGTTTGCAAGGAGATCTCCAGGGAACAACAAAGGATAACCGTGTATTCCGAGAGCCGGAGGTTCGGGAAGGTGGTAACAGTGATCGAGGGACTGGACGACAAGAAAAGCAACCTGAAGGAATTGCTCAAGAAGCTGAAGAGCAGGATGGCATGTGGAGGTACGATGAGGGAAAACGCCATAGAACTGCAGGGAGATCATAAGAACAAGATAAAGGAAGTTCTGGTGGAGCTTGGGTTTTTACCCGAATCCATAGACATCATTGAGTGA
- a CDS encoding ribonuclease P protein component 1 — protein sequence MPLRPSNLVRHELIGLEVEIVESRDPGLRGLKGKVVDETKNMLKIRVGGKVKSVPKSIVCLKFILPGGEEVEVEGRRLVARPEERVRKV from the coding sequence ATGCCCCTGCGCCCTTCCAACCTAGTAAGGCACGAACTGATCGGGTTGGAAGTGGAAATCGTGGAGAGCAGGGACCCGGGCTTGAGGGGACTGAAGGGGAAGGTGGTGGATGAGACGAAGAACATGCTTAAAATAAGGGTAGGGGGAAAGGTAAAAAGCGTGCCCAAGTCTATAGTCTGTTTGAAGTTCATCCTGCCGGGGGGAGAAGAAGTGGAAGTGGAAGGAAGGAGGCTGGTGGCCAGGCCCGAGGAGAGGGTGAGGAAGGTATGA
- a CDS encoding 30S ribosomal protein S17: MRSVLGVKPPEKSCSDPRCPFHGSLSVRGKVLEGTVVSDKRAKTVTVEIPRVQKVRKYERFEKRTSKIHAHNPPCINARMGDRVKIAECRRLSKTKAFVVIEKMEGG, encoded by the coding sequence ATGAGGAGCGTCCTAGGCGTTAAGCCACCGGAGAAATCCTGTTCCGATCCGCGCTGCCCTTTCCACGGAAGTCTTTCGGTCAGGGGAAAGGTGCTGGAGGGAACAGTGGTGAGCGACAAGAGGGCAAAGACCGTGACGGTGGAAATCCCGAGGGTCCAAAAGGTGAGGAAGTACGAAAGGTTCGAAAAGAGGACCTCCAAAATCCATGCCCATAATCCCCCCTGCATCAACGCCAGGATGGGGGATAGGGTGAAGATAGCCGAATGCAGGAGGCTGAGCAAAACCAAGGCCTTCGTGGTGATAGAAAAAATGGAGGGTGGTTGA
- a CDS encoding 50S ribosomal protein L14, which translates to MGKRTGGIMATGMVSPVRALPIGARLTCADNTGAKEIQIISVVGLKGTRRRLVSAGVGDQVVASVKKGTPELRKQIVRAVVIRQKKPYLRADGIRIKFEDNAAAIITPDGSPKGSEIRGPIAKEAAERWPKLAGIATMVV; encoded by the coding sequence ATGGGGAAGAGGACAGGAGGCATCATGGCCACAGGCATGGTTTCGCCCGTGCGAGCCCTTCCCATAGGCGCCAGGCTGACCTGTGCAGATAACACGGGGGCCAAAGAGATCCAGATCATCTCGGTGGTGGGATTGAAAGGAACGAGGAGGAGGTTGGTCTCGGCCGGGGTGGGGGACCAAGTGGTGGCTTCCGTCAAGAAAGGAACTCCCGAACTCAGAAAGCAAATCGTGCGCGCCGTGGTGATAAGACAGAAGAAACCATACCTAAGGGCGGATGGGATCAGGATCAAGTTCGAGGATAACGCTGCCGCCATCATCACTCCAGACGGCTCACCGAAGGGCTCGGAGATCAGGGGGCCCATAGCCAAAGAAGCTGCCGAACGCTGGCCCAAACTGGCAGGAATAGCCACGATGGTGGTTTGA
- the rplX gene encoding 50S ribosomal protein L24 codes for MVSKKPGKQRLRLYTLPLHRRHVLLSATLSPELRKKYGRRSLPVRKGDRVRIMRGDFKKLEGEVLKVDRKKVAVIVEGATVRKADGTEVPRKIHPSNLMIVKLAQDKKREKALSRSGSQKASTKR; via the coding sequence ATGGTCAGCAAAAAACCAGGAAAGCAGAGGCTGAGGCTCTACACCCTTCCCCTCCACCGCAGACATGTCCTCCTCTCCGCCACCCTCAGCCCGGAACTGAGGAAGAAGTATGGCAGGAGATCCCTTCCCGTGAGGAAGGGGGATAGGGTGAGGATCATGAGGGGCGATTTCAAGAAGCTGGAAGGGGAGGTCTTGAAAGTGGATAGGAAGAAGGTAGCTGTGATAGTGGAAGGGGCTACCGTGAGGAAGGCGGATGGAACGGAAGTTCCAAGGAAGATCCATCCCTCCAACCTCATGATCGTGAAACTGGCTCAAGACAAGAAGAGGGAAAAAGCCCTCTCCAGGTCGGGATCTCAAAAAGCATCAACAA